In Verrucomicrobiota bacterium, one DNA window encodes the following:
- a CDS encoding Gfo/Idh/MocA family oxidoreductase, whose product MNTNISLNRRSFLKRSALAGAVLSVPTIVPSSVFGQNAPNSRIGIGLVGMGLMMGGHQGNMLGRPDTQVLAVCDVDRSKREKQKAAVEQSYASKKGVGTYKGCDAYNEYEKVIARDDIDAVVVVTPDHWHAIISVAAMRAGKDVYVQKPMTLTVREGRIMSDVAKQYGRILQVGSQQRSERAFRKACEIVRNGWIGKVHTVHTSLGEFPAPQSLPEQPIPEGFDYDRWLGPTPWHPYNEARVKGNYGGGWRCFWEYGSRKNGDWGAHHFDIIQWALGMDDSGPVEFIPKGYQGTEFQTHIYATGTKVLRTDGKVKMGHMIHFMGEKGEVLVSRGDRLDTFPENLKPQPVGPGEIKLYEVASGHEANWVECIKTRKTPICTAEIGHRTATICHLSGIAERLGRPMKWDPAKEEIIGDVEASRWLDRPRRAPYVLI is encoded by the coding sequence ATGAATACAAATATATCGCTAAATCGCCGGTCTTTCTTAAAACGCTCGGCTCTGGCAGGGGCCGTATTGAGCGTTCCCACCATCGTCCCGTCCTCCGTGTTCGGGCAGAACGCGCCCAATAGCCGCATCGGCATCGGGTTGGTTGGCATGGGGTTGATGATGGGTGGCCATCAGGGGAACATGCTGGGGCGTCCCGACACCCAGGTCCTGGCGGTCTGCGATGTGGATCGCTCCAAACGCGAAAAGCAAAAGGCCGCGGTCGAGCAGAGTTACGCCAGCAAAAAGGGTGTGGGCACCTATAAAGGATGCGATGCCTATAATGAATACGAGAAAGTCATTGCGCGGGACGACATTGACGCCGTGGTGGTGGTGACGCCCGATCATTGGCACGCCATTATTTCCGTGGCCGCCATGCGTGCCGGCAAGGATGTGTATGTGCAGAAACCGATGACCCTGACTGTGCGCGAAGGGCGGATCATGAGCGATGTGGCCAAGCAGTACGGTCGCATTCTGCAAGTTGGCTCACAACAGCGTTCCGAACGCGCGTTCCGTAAAGCCTGCGAAATCGTGCGCAATGGTTGGATTGGCAAGGTGCATACCGTCCATACCAGTCTCGGCGAATTTCCTGCGCCGCAGTCGCTGCCGGAACAACCGATTCCCGAGGGTTTCGACTACGATCGCTGGTTGGGGCCCACGCCGTGGCATCCGTACAACGAAGCGCGGGTAAAAGGCAATTACGGCGGCGGTTGGCGCTGCTTTTGGGAGTACGGTTCGCGCAAGAACGGCGACTGGGGCGCTCACCATTTCGACATTATCCAATGGGCGCTGGGCATGGACGATTCCGGTCCGGTGGAGTTCATTCCCAAAGGCTATCAAGGGACAGAGTTTCAAACGCACATTTACGCCACCGGCACCAAGGTTTTGCGGACCGATGGCAAGGTGAAAATGGGCCACATGATTCATTTCATGGGTGAAAAGGGCGAAGTGCTCGTCAGTCGCGGCGACCGGCTCGACACGTTTCCGGAGAATCTCAAGCCGCAACCGGTGGGGCCCGGCGAGATCAAGCTGTACGAAGTCGCCAGCGGCCACGAAGCCAATTGGGTGGAGTGCATCAAAACGCGCAAAACGCCGATTTGCACCGCCGAGATCGGGCATCGCACGGCGACCATCTGCCATTTGAGCGGCATCGCCGAACGCCTGGGCCGCCCCATGAAGTGGGACCCGGCCAAGGAAGAAATCATCGGCGACGTCGAAGCCAGCCGCTGGCTGGACCGTCCGCGCCGTGCGCCATACGTGCTCATCTAA
- a CDS encoding HEAT repeat domain-containing protein, whose product MKKQLFALLTVGAMATTVFAAADDKINKINELIPQIAADKVEDRYAPQIELQLLCADASKPGAEAERATVAKYLSTKAADASVKQPARVWIVRQLERMGSAECVSTLATLLKDQDAELKETARRALEKNPAPTASEPLRNALKSGGTPEWQIGLMRSLGERRDTESVPLLAAKLNDPAPGVAAVAAMNLGNIGGDAAVQALTAALDKKTTGAADALILAANQLLKEGKGNQAKPLYETVLKSQSSARGAGLFGLARADAAGTEKRITEALAGNDVKLQQAVLSAAVVVYVGKLTPALAAMVPTLAPTIKGQVIRVLDASAEKTVITATADADESVRVAALESLGKIGTASAVPALLKASAGDAAEDKKAAEWALARIAGAGALPAIEKQAAEGDAKLRAAAIGALASQFDKAALPAVLKYAADTDATVNKAAFTALKRVGTDNEIEGLAKLAITDKSASAVEALQAVVGRATDKPGALKKLSAIAAGADAKGQGAYLDILTGMGGNEAMNEVVKATDSKDADVRDGAVRALSKWPEFVATKKLADIAADANALPKHQILAVRGIARLVDSCDKEPAQARIDAALNAFKLAKRPDEKKIALAALATVADKKSVTAFKTLLAGAELKENVGLAAAALANNLIKPNKGAAKELATSLVKASISEAVNKKANAVLQKIEAK is encoded by the coding sequence ATGAAGAAACAACTTTTCGCTCTTTTAACCGTCGGCGCGATGGCCACCACCGTCTTTGCCGCTGCGGACGACAAAATCAATAAAATCAACGAACTCATCCCCCAGATCGCGGCCGACAAGGTTGAGGATCGCTATGCCCCGCAGATTGAGTTGCAACTGCTCTGTGCGGACGCTTCCAAGCCCGGCGCAGAGGCAGAACGCGCCACCGTGGCCAAGTACCTGTCCACCAAAGCGGCGGATGCCTCTGTGAAGCAGCCCGCGCGCGTGTGGATTGTACGCCAGTTGGAACGCATGGGCTCCGCCGAATGCGTCAGCACGCTCGCCACCTTGTTGAAAGACCAGGATGCCGAACTCAAGGAAACCGCCCGGCGCGCGCTGGAGAAGAATCCCGCGCCCACCGCCAGCGAACCGCTGCGCAATGCGCTGAAGAGCGGCGGCACGCCGGAATGGCAGATTGGCCTGATGCGTTCGCTTGGGGAACGTCGCGACACGGAATCCGTGCCGCTGCTCGCTGCCAAATTGAATGATCCCGCCCCGGGAGTGGCTGCGGTTGCCGCCATGAATCTGGGAAATATTGGTGGCGACGCCGCCGTCCAAGCGCTTACCGCCGCGCTGGATAAAAAGACGACTGGTGCTGCCGATGCGCTGATCCTGGCCGCCAACCAACTTCTCAAGGAAGGCAAGGGCAACCAGGCTAAACCGCTGTACGAAACCGTCCTCAAGAGCCAGTCTTCCGCACGCGGTGCGGGTTTGTTCGGCTTGGCACGGGCGGATGCCGCCGGCACGGAGAAGCGGATCACGGAAGCATTGGCGGGCAACGACGTAAAGCTGCAACAAGCCGTCCTCAGTGCGGCGGTGGTGGTATATGTCGGTAAATTAACGCCCGCCCTCGCCGCTATGGTACCCACGCTGGCACCGACGATCAAAGGCCAGGTCATCCGTGTGTTGGACGCTTCCGCTGAAAAAACCGTGATTACTGCCACGGCGGATGCGGATGAATCAGTGCGCGTTGCGGCACTCGAATCGCTTGGCAAGATTGGAACGGCGAGCGCCGTGCCTGCGCTGCTCAAAGCCTCCGCTGGTGACGCCGCTGAAGATAAAAAGGCCGCCGAATGGGCGCTGGCGCGCATTGCTGGCGCGGGTGCGCTGCCGGCCATCGAGAAACAAGCGGCGGAAGGCGACGCCAAATTGCGCGCTGCCGCCATTGGTGCCTTGGCCTCCCAATTCGACAAAGCCGCGTTGCCTGCCGTGTTGAAATACGCAGCGGATACGGATGCCACTGTGAACAAGGCGGCCTTCACCGCGCTGAAACGCGTGGGTACGGACAACGAGATTGAAGGGTTGGCCAAGCTCGCCATCACGGATAAAAGCGCCAGTGCGGTGGAAGCGTTGCAAGCCGTGGTGGGCCGTGCGACGGACAAACCCGGCGCGCTCAAGAAACTCAGCGCCATCGCCGCCGGGGCGGATGCCAAAGGGCAGGGGGCCTATCTGGACATTCTCACCGGTATGGGTGGCAACGAGGCGATGAACGAAGTGGTGAAAGCCACCGATAGCAAAGACGCCGACGTGCGCGACGGAGCCGTCCGCGCCCTCAGCAAATGGCCGGAATTTGTCGCGACGAAAAAACTGGCGGACATCGCTGCCGATGCCAACGCCTTGCCCAAACATCAAATTCTGGCTGTGCGCGGTATCGCCCGCCTCGTGGATTCCTGTGACAAGGAACCCGCCCAAGCCCGCATTGACGCCGCCCTGAACGCCTTCAAGCTGGCCAAGCGGCCGGACGAGAAAAAGATCGCGCTGGCGGCGCTGGCCACCGTCGCTGATAAAAAATCCGTGACCGCCTTCAAGACCCTGCTGGCGGGCGCGGAACTCAAGGAAAACGTCGGATTGGCTGCTGCTGCTCTGGCGAACAACCTCATCAAGCCCAACAAAGGCGCGGCCAAGGAACTGGCCACCTCGTTGGTCAAAGCCAGCATCTCGGAGGCTGTGAATAAGAAGGCCAACGCGGTGCTGCAAAAGATCGAGGCAAAATAA
- a CDS encoding TonB-dependent receptor — MSRTVLGTHQKALQCNLDPTTYGTFAEIGAGQEVARWFFMVGGAAGTVAKTISAYDMAFSDAIYGASERYVSRQRLATMLDHEYALLLERLDSKRGPETKFFVFADTVAARSYKGTGECHGWMGVRFQHAPRAEPSQIIIHVRMLDRENVSQQAALGIMGVNLIYGACYFNQDPETLLLSLMDNLTYERVELDVIKFSGPAFRQVDNRIMSLHLVKNWFTEAAMFTANGEVVQASEVLYKQPVLVERGTFRPVTRTTMNMLECAQTQFLREPVVQGHEVVVLMEMTLRSLSKEGGVIDHRDFLDRVDVLGALGKTVLISNYLRYFKLAEYLSRYTKNITAIAMGVPSLVDLFEEKYYTDTKGGILEALGRMFHHDLKVYLYPAHNPKTGELVTASTFRAESHLQHLYAYLRDKGCITDLQGYDASCLSISSREVLRLIQAGDHTWETMVPPLVAKMVKARKLFGYRVAG; from the coding sequence ATGAGCAGAACGGTATTGGGAACGCATCAGAAAGCGCTGCAATGTAATTTGGATCCGACCACCTATGGTACCTTCGCCGAAATCGGCGCGGGACAGGAGGTGGCACGGTGGTTTTTCATGGTTGGCGGTGCCGCCGGTACCGTGGCCAAGACCATATCCGCCTACGATATGGCCTTTAGCGATGCCATTTATGGTGCCTCCGAGCGTTATGTGAGCCGGCAACGGTTGGCCACCATGCTGGACCACGAATATGCGCTGCTGCTCGAACGCCTCGACAGCAAGCGCGGCCCGGAGACCAAGTTTTTCGTGTTCGCCGATACCGTTGCGGCCCGGAGTTACAAGGGAACCGGGGAATGCCACGGCTGGATGGGTGTCCGGTTTCAACACGCGCCCCGCGCCGAACCCTCGCAGATCATTATTCATGTGCGGATGCTGGATCGCGAGAATGTCTCCCAGCAGGCGGCGCTGGGAATCATGGGGGTGAACTTGATCTACGGCGCCTGCTATTTCAATCAAGACCCGGAGACCCTGCTGTTGTCCCTCATGGATAATTTGACCTATGAGCGGGTGGAACTGGACGTGATCAAGTTCAGCGGCCCGGCCTTCCGGCAGGTGGATAACCGGATCATGAGCCTGCACCTGGTGAAGAACTGGTTCACCGAGGCGGCCATGTTCACCGCCAATGGCGAAGTGGTCCAGGCTTCCGAGGTGTTGTATAAACAGCCGGTGTTGGTCGAGCGCGGCACCTTTCGGCCCGTGACCCGGACCACCATGAACATGCTCGAGTGTGCGCAAACGCAGTTCTTGCGGGAACCGGTGGTGCAGGGGCATGAGGTGGTCGTGTTGATGGAAATGACGTTGCGCAGTTTATCCAAGGAAGGCGGCGTGATTGATCATCGTGATTTCCTGGACCGCGTGGATGTGCTCGGCGCGCTCGGCAAAACGGTACTGATCTCCAATTACCTGCGCTATTTCAAGCTGGCGGAATACCTTTCCCGCTACACCAAGAACATCACGGCCATCGCCATGGGGGTGCCCAGCTTGGTGGACTTGTTCGAGGAAAAATACTATACGGATACCAAGGGCGGCATTCTCGAAGCCTTGGGCCGGATGTTTCACCACGACCTGAAAGTTTACCTGTATCCCGCTCACAACCCCAAAACCGGTGAGCTGGTCACCGCGAGCACGTTCCGGGCGGAATCACATTTGCAACATCTGTATGCCTATTTGCGCGATAAAGGCTGCATTACCGATCTTCAGGGCTACGACGCCTCCTGCCTCTCCATTTCCTCCCGGGAAGTCCTGCGACTCATCCAGGCGGGCGATCACACTTGGGAAACCATGGTGCCGCCGCTGGTGGCCAAGATGGTCAAGGCGCGGAAGTTGTTTGGCTACCGCGTAGCGGGTTGA
- a CDS encoding helicase-related protein, producing MPGTTSNSGIRDNHRRGIVADFLRAKIRQDSYLSIVSAYFTIYAFDALKDHLNQISHLDFLFGEPRFVSSLDPDRTESKTFVLDSSGLKLANCLAQKRVARECADWIRQKVDIKSVRHTSLLHGKMYHIANNGVHEAILGSSNFTVRGLGLGQADNNIELNLEVDSNRDRQDLKTWFDELWNDAALVEDVKKDVLLYLEQLYVNQAPEFVYYKTLFHIFENFLADQEKGGLLDQDLKIVDTGIWKALFEFQRDGVKGAINKILKHNGCILADSVGLGKTFEALAVIKYFELRNERVLVLCPKKLRENWTVYRQNDALNPFIDDRFRFDVLSHTDLSRESGTSGDINLATFNWGNFDLVVIDESHNFRNNTPGRRDEDGNLIRKSRYQRLMEDIVQSGIKTKVLLLSATPVNNDLRDLRNQIYFLTENRDDAFAASIGIESLKDTLTAAQKTFSLWSKKKSGERQTKDLLEKLSSAFFKLLDELTIARSRKHIQRYYKASLAQLGGFPVRRKPESIFPDIDLQHRFLSYDRLNNEIEGYKLSLFAPSRYLKNECESLPCYQTHANDPFKQSDREKFLVGMMKVNFLKRLESSVHSFEITMERTIKKIESLESKIHNFENDPTQDPESNALEFDLGIPEEDEDLEAAQLVGGKFKYHLKHLELKKWLKDLQRDKEQLSLLHTSAQAVTADRDAKLKELKRLIERKVKNPTTNKLGELNQKVLVFTAFADTATYLFDSLQSWAQHQLHIHIALVSGSGNNQTTFGKTEFNQVLTNFSPRSKNRAKIKSMPQTGEIDLLIATDCISEGQNLQDCDYLVNYDIHWNPVRIIQRFGRIDRIGSVNHAVQLVNFWPTQDLDKYVNLKNRVEARMALVDIAATFEDNILNTEEIEELVHEDLRYRDKQLLRLREEVLDLEDFSESIALNEFTLDDFRIELSKYIEANRQLLQDAPMGLYAVVPPHPEHQIIAPGVIYCLRQKASHQPSTIRHQQSTVNPLQPYYLVYVRDDGTVRFGFAQPKQVLEILQLLCRDKTVPYADLCNLFDQQTHNGADMSAYDRLLQQAVASIVATFRRRVAAGLQGSRNFIIPDQKDQANDTADFELVTWLVIKNP from the coding sequence ATGCCAGGTACGACGTCCAATTCAGGCATCCGTGATAATCATCGCCGGGGAATCGTCGCGGATTTCCTTCGCGCGAAGATTCGCCAGGACTCATACCTGTCCATCGTTTCCGCTTATTTTACCATTTACGCCTTTGACGCCCTCAAAGATCACCTTAACCAAATCTCCCATCTCGATTTTCTTTTCGGCGAACCGCGTTTTGTCAGCTCCCTGGACCCTGATCGCACGGAGTCAAAGACCTTCGTGCTGGACTCCTCCGGCCTGAAACTGGCCAATTGCCTCGCCCAAAAACGCGTTGCTCGCGAATGTGCCGATTGGATTCGCCAGAAGGTGGACATCAAATCCGTCCGGCACACCAGCCTGCTTCATGGCAAGATGTACCATATTGCCAATAATGGCGTTCACGAAGCCATCCTCGGCAGTTCCAATTTTACCGTGCGCGGTTTGGGCTTGGGGCAAGCGGACAACAATATCGAACTGAACCTCGAAGTGGACAGCAACCGCGACCGGCAGGACCTCAAAACCTGGTTTGATGAACTTTGGAATGACGCGGCATTGGTCGAAGATGTTAAAAAAGACGTTCTCCTGTACCTGGAACAGCTCTATGTCAACCAGGCCCCGGAGTTCGTCTATTACAAAACCCTGTTCCATATTTTTGAGAATTTCCTGGCCGATCAGGAAAAGGGCGGCCTCCTCGATCAGGATCTCAAGATTGTTGACACTGGCATCTGGAAAGCCCTCTTTGAGTTCCAGCGCGATGGCGTCAAGGGCGCCATCAATAAAATTCTCAAACATAATGGCTGCATCCTGGCCGACAGTGTCGGCTTGGGAAAAACCTTTGAGGCTCTGGCCGTCATCAAATACTTCGAACTGCGCAACGAGCGCGTTCTGGTCCTGTGCCCCAAGAAACTCCGTGAAAACTGGACGGTGTATCGGCAGAACGACGCCCTCAATCCCTTCATTGACGACCGCTTCCGGTTCGACGTTCTCTCGCATACCGACCTCAGCCGCGAAAGCGGTACCTCTGGCGACATTAACCTGGCAACCTTCAATTGGGGTAATTTCGATTTGGTGGTCATTGATGAATCGCACAACTTCCGCAACAACACCCCGGGCCGGCGCGACGAGGATGGCAACCTGATCCGCAAAAGCCGTTACCAGCGGTTGATGGAGGATATTGTCCAGAGCGGCATCAAAACCAAGGTCCTGCTATTGTCCGCCACGCCGGTCAACAACGATTTGCGCGACCTGCGCAACCAGATTTATTTCCTTACCGAAAACCGCGACGATGCCTTTGCGGCATCCATCGGCATTGAGAGCCTGAAGGACACCCTGACCGCCGCCCAGAAAACCTTTTCCCTGTGGTCCAAGAAAAAGTCTGGCGAGCGCCAGACCAAGGATCTGCTCGAAAAACTCAGTTCCGCCTTTTTCAAGCTGCTGGACGAACTGACCATCGCCCGTTCGCGCAAGCACATCCAGCGCTACTATAAGGCCAGTCTTGCCCAGTTGGGCGGGTTCCCAGTGCGCCGCAAACCGGAGTCCATTTTTCCCGACATTGATTTACAGCACCGCTTCCTGTCTTATGACCGGCTTAATAACGAGATCGAGGGCTACAAACTCTCCCTGTTCGCCCCGTCTCGTTACCTGAAAAACGAGTGCGAGTCGCTGCCGTGCTACCAGACGCATGCCAACGATCCATTCAAGCAATCCGACCGTGAAAAATTCCTGGTCGGCATGATGAAGGTCAATTTTCTCAAGCGCCTCGAAAGTTCCGTGCATTCCTTTGAGATCACCATGGAACGCACCATCAAAAAGATTGAGAGTTTGGAGAGCAAAATCCACAATTTTGAAAACGATCCCACCCAGGACCCGGAATCCAACGCCCTTGAATTTGACCTGGGCATCCCGGAGGAGGATGAGGATTTGGAGGCCGCCCAGTTGGTCGGCGGCAAATTCAAGTACCATCTCAAGCACCTTGAATTGAAAAAATGGTTGAAAGACCTCCAGCGCGATAAAGAGCAACTCAGCTTGCTGCATACTTCTGCCCAGGCCGTCACGGCGGACCGGGACGCCAAGCTCAAGGAATTGAAGCGGCTGATTGAACGCAAGGTGAAGAACCCCACGACCAACAAACTCGGCGAGCTTAACCAAAAGGTTCTGGTCTTCACCGCCTTTGCCGACACCGCCACGTACCTGTTCGATTCCTTGCAGTCCTGGGCACAGCACCAGCTCCATATTCATATCGCGCTCGTTTCCGGCAGCGGCAATAACCAGACCACGTTTGGCAAAACCGAGTTCAACCAGGTCCTGACCAATTTTTCCCCCCGTTCCAAAAACCGTGCCAAAATAAAGTCCATGCCCCAGACGGGGGAAATTGATCTGCTCATTGCCACGGATTGCATCTCCGAGGGCCAAAATCTTCAGGACTGCGATTACCTGGTCAATTACGATATCCATTGGAACCCTGTGCGTATCATTCAGCGCTTTGGCCGCATAGATCGTATCGGCAGCGTCAATCACGCCGTTCAGTTGGTGAATTTCTGGCCCACCCAGGACCTCGACAAATACGTCAACCTGAAAAACCGCGTTGAGGCCCGCATGGCCCTGGTGGATATCGCCGCTACTTTCGAGGACAACATTCTTAATACCGAGGAAATCGAAGAACTCGTTCACGAAGACCTCCGTTATCGCGACAAACAGCTCTTGCGCCTGCGCGAGGAGGTCCTCGATTTGGAAGACTTTAGCGAAAGCATCGCTCTGAACGAATTCACCCTCGACGATTTCCGGATTGAACTAAGCAAATACATTGAAGCCAACCGCCAGCTTCTTCAGGATGCCCCCATGGGCCTGTATGCGGTGGTGCCCCCGCACCCCGAACACCAGATCATCGCCCCCGGCGTCATCTATTGCCTGCGGCAGAAAGCATCCCATCAACCATCAACCATTCGCCATCAACAATCCACAGTAAATCCCCTCCAACCCTACTATCTGGTTTACGTCCGGGACGATGGCACCGTCCGGTTTGGCTTTGCCCAACCCAAGCAGGTCCTTGAGATTTTGCAATTGCTGTGCCGGGATAAAACGGTCCCCTACGCCGACCTGTGCAACCTGTTTGACCAGCAAACCCACAACGGCGCGGATATGAGCGCCTACGACCGCTTGTTGCAGCAGGCCGTCGCATCCATCGTTGCCACGTTCCGCCGCCGCGTCGCGGCCGGGTTGCAAGGGAGCCGCAATTTCATCATCCCCGATCAAAAAGACCAGGCCAATGACACCGCCGATTTTGAACTGGTCACCTGGCTGGTGATCAAGAACCCATGA
- a CDS encoding PDDEXK nuclease domain-containing protein: MKRKSKVVAKSRTTGETIGGADKTRGTAEGIRRIQSTRTTGATTPRSPHESAFHEVIVLIQKARQRAFLAVNTELIDLYWRVGEYISRKLEAAAWGDGVVDQLARFITSEEPDLKGFTRRNLFRMRQFHDTYRHEKKLSPLVRQLPWTHNLLILSRCKRPEEREFYLRLCLREHWGKRELERQLAGALFERTILAPPKVSPLVTQLHPQAGNIFKDTYLLDFLDLPEVHSEADLQKALVANLKHFLLELGRDFSFVGEQYLLQVGGKDFRLDLLFYHRALQCLVAFDLKIDEFQPEYLGKMEFYLEALDRDIKKPHEQPSIGILLCATKDNEVVEYALSRSASPALIAEYQTALPDKRLLRRKLHEFYQLAAPALPQGRLPSPGKKPRHP, from the coding sequence ATGAAACGTAAATCCAAAGTCGTCGCCAAAAGCCGCACCACCGGTGAAACAATTGGTGGTGCGGACAAAACTCGCGGCACTGCTGAGGGAATCCGCCGCATTCAGAGTACTCGCACCACCGGTGCGACTACTCCGCGGTCTCCGCATGAATCGGCCTTCCATGAAGTTATAGTCTTGATCCAAAAGGCGCGCCAGCGCGCTTTCCTTGCGGTTAACACCGAGTTGATTGACCTTTACTGGCGCGTGGGTGAGTACATCAGCCGCAAATTGGAGGCGGCAGCCTGGGGGGATGGCGTTGTGGACCAGCTTGCCCGCTTCATCACCAGCGAGGAGCCAGACCTCAAAGGCTTCACCCGGAGAAACCTATTCCGGATGAGGCAGTTCCACGATACCTATCGGCACGAAAAGAAACTCTCACCACTGGTGCGACAATTGCCATGGACCCATAACCTCCTGATTCTGAGCCGCTGCAAACGCCCCGAAGAGCGCGAGTTCTACCTCCGCCTTTGTCTCCGGGAACACTGGGGTAAGCGCGAACTGGAACGTCAGCTTGCGGGCGCCCTCTTCGAACGCACCATCCTTGCTCCGCCAAAAGTGTCACCACTGGTGACACAATTGCATCCCCAGGCGGGAAATATTTTCAAAGACACCTACCTGCTCGATTTTCTCGACCTGCCGGAAGTCCATTCCGAGGCCGACTTGCAAAAGGCCCTCGTCGCCAATCTGAAACATTTCCTCCTGGAATTGGGTCGCGATTTCTCCTTCGTCGGCGAACAATACCTCTTGCAGGTCGGCGGCAAGGATTTCCGCCTCGACCTCCTTTTCTACCACCGCGCCCTCCAATGCCTCGTGGCCTTCGATCTCAAAATTGACGAGTTCCAGCCCGAGTACCTTGGCAAAATGGAGTTCTATTTAGAGGCGCTCGACCGCGACATCAAAAAGCCGCACGAGCAGCCATCCATCGGCATCCTGCTTTGCGCCACCAAAGACAATGAGGTGGTGGAATACGCCTTGAGTCGTTCTGCATCTCCGGCGCTGATTGCGGAATACCAGACCGCGCTCCCTGATAAGCGCCTCCTCAGGCGTAAACTTCACGAGTTCTACCAATTGGCAGCCCCGGCGCTGCCTCAGGGCAGGCTCCCCAGTCCCGGAAAAAAACCTCGCCACCCATGA